From a single Nitrogeniibacter mangrovi genomic region:
- a CDS encoding superoxide dismutase, with amino-acid sequence MEHVLPELPYAKDALAPHISAETMEFHYGKHHQAYVTNLNNLVKGTEYENLDLEAIVKKAPAGGVFNNAAQVWNHTFFWNSMSPNGGGEPAGALADAIKAKWGSFEDFKKAFTASAVGNFGSGWTWLVKKADGAVDIVNTTAAATPLTTGDKALLCIDVWEHAYYIDYRNRRPDFVATFLNSLVNWEFAAKNFA; translated from the coding sequence ATGGAACACGTTCTGCCCGAACTGCCCTATGCCAAGGACGCCCTGGCCCCGCACATTTCTGCCGAGACCATGGAGTTCCACTACGGCAAGCATCACCAGGCCTACGTGACCAACCTGAACAACCTGGTCAAGGGCACCGAATACGAAAACCTGGATCTGGAAGCCATCGTCAAGAAGGCACCGGCCGGTGGCGTGTTCAACAACGCCGCCCAGGTGTGGAACCACACCTTCTTCTGGAACAGCATGTCCCCCAACGGCGGCGGCGAACCCGCGGGCGCCCTGGCCGACGCCATCAAGGCCAAGTGGGGTTCCTTCGAAGACTTCAAGAAGGCCTTCACCGCTTCGGCCGTCGGCAACTTCGGCTCCGGCTGGACCTGGCTGGTCAAGAAGGCGGACGGCGCCGTGGACATCGTCAACACGACCGCCGCCGCCACGCCCCTGACCACCGGTGACAAGGCGCTGCTCTGTATCGACGTGTGGGAGCATGCCTACTACATCGACTACCGCAACCGTCGTCCGGACTTCGTGGCCACCTTCCTGAACAGCCTGGTCAACTGGGAGTTCGCGGCGAAGAACTTCGCTTGA
- a CDS encoding sigma-70 family RNA polymerase sigma factor, with amino-acid sequence MPASESPADRVTPEALEALRTDMLRFATLQLRDEHLAEDLVQDTMITALSKAGQFAGRSTVKTWVFTILRNNIIDAIHKRSRTINASDYAAEGESLDAAFDKLFKENAHWSPASRPTDWGRPEEAMEEQQFWAVFDACMEHLPENTARVFMMREVLELSSQEICDTLAITMSNCHVILHRARNALRRCLEGNWFADGEACPSC; translated from the coding sequence GTGCCCGCCTCCGAATCCCCCGCCGACCGCGTCACCCCCGAGGCGCTCGAAGCGTTGCGTACCGACATGCTGCGCTTCGCCACCTTGCAGCTGCGTGACGAGCACCTGGCCGAGGATCTGGTGCAGGACACCATGATCACGGCGCTGTCCAAGGCCGGACAGTTCGCCGGCCGCTCGACGGTCAAGACCTGGGTGTTCACCATCCTGCGCAACAACATCATCGACGCCATCCACAAGCGTTCGCGCACCATCAACGCCTCGGACTACGCGGCCGAGGGCGAAAGCCTCGATGCCGCCTTCGACAAGCTGTTCAAGGAGAACGCCCACTGGTCGCCCGCCTCGCGCCCGACCGACTGGGGCCGGCCCGAGGAGGCCATGGAGGAGCAGCAATTCTGGGCGGTGTTCGATGCCTGCATGGAGCATTTGCCCGAGAACACCGCGCGCGTGTTCATGATGCGCGAAGTGCTCGAGCTCTCCAGTCAGGAGATCTGCGACACCCTGGCCATCACCATGAGCAACTGCCACGTCATCCTTCACCGGGCGCGCAACGCCCTGCGCCGCTGCCTGGAAGGTAACTGGTTCGCCGACGGGGAGGCCTGCCCGTCATGCTGA
- a CDS encoding anti-sigma factor family protein: protein MLSCKDATRLMSEARDRDLSLRDRLRLRLHLAICAGCANFDKQMDFLRRACRGYLKRNDFTDES, encoded by the coding sequence ATGCTGAGCTGCAAGGACGCCACCCGCCTCATGTCCGAGGCCCGGGACCGTGACCTGAGCCTGCGCGACCGCTTGCGGCTGCGGCTGCATCTGGCCATCTGCGCCGGCTGCGCGAACTTCGACAAACAGATGGATTTCCTGCGTCGGGCCTGTCGCGGCTACCTGAAACGCAACGATTTCACCGACGAGTCGTGA
- a CDS encoding tRNA pseudouridine(65) synthase TruC gives MSPAPADDTLEILYRDTHLVAVHKPAGLLVHRSDIDRHETRFAVQLLRDQIGQHVWPAHRLDRGTSGVLLFALDARTAAQLGRQFEAQTVGKRYLAVVRGYPPETGLIDHPLSRRHDAKHWRDPRAEAAAPQPARTRYRCLATIELPIAVDRYPTSRYALVELEPETGRRHQIRRHLKHIAHPIIGDATYGKGRHNRMFAQSFGCTRLLLACTRLSFAHPLGGHPLTIEAPPAADFLALMARFGWTVPAEG, from the coding sequence GTGAGCCCGGCACCGGCGGACGACACGCTGGAGATCCTCTATCGCGACACGCACCTGGTCGCGGTTCACAAGCCGGCCGGCCTGCTGGTGCATCGCTCCGACATCGATCGCCACGAGACCCGCTTTGCCGTCCAGCTGCTACGCGACCAGATCGGCCAGCACGTGTGGCCGGCGCACCGCCTCGATCGCGGCACCTCGGGCGTGCTGCTGTTCGCTCTCGACGCACGCACCGCGGCGCAACTCGGACGCCAGTTCGAGGCGCAGACCGTGGGCAAGCGCTACCTCGCGGTGGTGCGCGGCTACCCGCCAGAGACAGGTCTGATCGACCATCCCCTGAGCCGCAGGCACGATGCGAAGCACTGGCGCGACCCACGCGCCGAGGCGGCCGCGCCGCAGCCGGCGCGCACCCGTTACCGGTGCCTGGCCACGATCGAACTGCCGATCGCGGTGGACCGCTATCCCACGAGCCGCTATGCCCTCGTCGAGCTCGAACCGGAGACCGGACGGCGTCACCAGATCCGTCGCCATCTGAAGCACATCGCCCATCCGATCATCGGCGACGCCACCTATGGCAAGGGACGCCACAACCGCATGTTCGCGCAGAGCTTCGGCTGCACGCGCCTGCTCCTGGCGTGCACGCGGCTGAGCTTCGCGCATCCGCTCGGGGGCCATCCGCTCACGATCGAGGCGCCCCCGGCGGCTGATTTCCTCGCCCTGATGGCGCGCTTCGGCTGGACGGTTCCGGCCGAGGGCTGA
- the arsS gene encoding arsenosugar biosynthesis radical SAM (seleno)protein ArsS (Some members of this family are selenoproteins.): MLATLPLLKKTAFPPLTRGRIDTLQVNLGYRCNQSCLHCHVNAGPTRTEAMDADTVDLVLRFVDANPGIGTLDLTGGAPELNPHFRRLAGAARARGLRVIDRCNLTILSEPGQETLAAFLADQGIEVIASLPCYLEDNVNAQRGKGVFDASIAGLRQLNALGYGQPDTGLVLNLVYNPQGPSLPPPQDGLQAAYRTHLGEQFGIVFNDLFTLANMPIQRFGSTLLSKGQFNRYMDLLRSAHRDDNLDGVMCRSQLSVDWRGQLYDCDFNQMLDLPITDPAARPLHLRDVTAAALAGGRIAVAGHCYGCTAGQGSSCGGALS; encoded by the coding sequence ATGCTCGCCACCCTGCCCCTGCTCAAGAAAACCGCCTTCCCGCCGCTGACCCGCGGCCGCATCGACACCCTGCAGGTGAATCTCGGCTACCGCTGCAATCAAAGCTGCCTGCATTGCCACGTGAACGCCGGCCCCACGCGCACCGAGGCCATGGACGCCGACACGGTCGATCTGGTGCTGCGCTTCGTCGACGCCAATCCCGGCATCGGCACCCTGGATCTCACCGGCGGCGCCCCCGAACTCAATCCGCACTTCCGGCGCCTGGCCGGCGCGGCGCGGGCGCGTGGCCTGCGCGTCATCGACCGCTGCAATCTCACCATCCTGAGCGAACCCGGGCAGGAGACCCTGGCCGCGTTCCTCGCCGATCAGGGCATCGAAGTGATCGCCTCCCTGCCCTGCTACCTCGAGGACAACGTCAACGCCCAGCGCGGCAAGGGCGTGTTCGACGCCAGCATCGCCGGTCTCAGGCAGCTCAATGCCCTGGGCTATGGCCAGCCCGACACCGGCCTCGTCCTCAACCTGGTCTACAACCCGCAGGGACCCAGCCTGCCGCCGCCCCAGGACGGCCTCCAGGCCGCCTACAGAACCCACTTGGGGGAACAGTTCGGGATCGTGTTCAACGACCTGTTCACCCTGGCCAACATGCCCATTCAGCGCTTCGGCTCGACCCTGCTCTCCAAGGGCCAGTTCAACCGCTACATGGACCTGCTGCGTTCGGCGCATCGCGACGACAACCTGGACGGGGTGATGTGCCGCAGCCAGCTGAGCGTGGACTGGCGCGGCCAGCTCTACGATTGCGACTTCAACCAGATGCTGGATCTGCCCATCACCGACCCGGCGGCGCGGCCACTGCATCTGCGCGACGTCACCGCCGCGGCCCTCGCAGGCGGACGGATCGCCGTGGCCGGCCACTGCTACGGCTGCACCGCCGGCCAGGGTTCGAGCTGTGGTGGTGCGCTGAGCTGA
- a CDS encoding sodium:solute symporter family transporter, with protein MTSPDPFQGLFFWGFLIVFGLVMYAVSPRAKDEDGFFRGTGTNGRPASPWALTMSVFISWIFAKSVTNAANLGAAYGIVGGLAYATYWLSIPFAGWVIHRLRTRQGATGLVSFLVGKYGRFAALAFSVAILVRLYNEVWSNTAVVGGYYGETGSFGFIGAALLFTAAVLLYSLKGGLRSSIFTDVIQAVVFVLFLALVLAWVVPTHGAARLLTEGTFTLDAGADLLLVALLQVLSYPFHDPVLTDRGFITHEKTMLRAFVAAGVLGFVAILAFSLVGVHARLEGIAAHGNVPAQVARAMGVTGFFAMAVVMISSAASTLDSTFTALSKSVAHELPLLAGRTPGRRAIRNGIVTMALFALLGNLPMMAGTDILKATTLSGTMVIGLAPVFLLSRWVGYSPLSFHLAFWTGMVLGVLLALGAIPPSWAIGTGRYGLLLGTNLYGLALCTAGFLAPLAFGGRRAAAQGA; from the coding sequence ATGACCTCCCCCGACCCGTTCCAGGGCCTCTTCTTCTGGGGCTTTCTCATCGTCTTCGGCCTCGTCATGTACGCCGTCTCGCCGCGGGCAAAGGACGAGGACGGCTTCTTTCGCGGCACCGGCACCAACGGGCGGCCCGCATCGCCGTGGGCGCTCACGATGAGCGTGTTCATCAGCTGGATCTTCGCCAAGTCGGTGACCAACGCGGCCAATCTCGGCGCCGCCTACGGCATCGTCGGCGGGCTGGCCTATGCCACCTACTGGCTGTCGATTCCCTTCGCCGGCTGGGTGATCCATCGCCTGCGCACCCGCCAGGGCGCCACCGGGCTGGTGAGCTTCCTGGTGGGCAAGTACGGGCGCTTCGCCGCCCTCGCGTTCTCGGTGGCGATCCTGGTGCGCCTGTACAACGAGGTGTGGAGCAACACCGCCGTGGTCGGCGGCTACTATGGCGAGACCGGCTCCTTCGGCTTCATCGGCGCGGCGCTGCTGTTCACCGCCGCGGTCCTGCTCTACAGCCTCAAGGGCGGCCTGCGCAGTTCCATCTTCACCGACGTGATCCAGGCGGTGGTGTTCGTGCTCTTCCTCGCCCTGGTGCTGGCGTGGGTGGTGCCGACCCACGGCGCGGCACGACTGCTCACCGAGGGCACGTTCACGCTGGACGCCGGCGCCGACCTGCTGCTGGTCGCGCTGCTGCAGGTGCTCTCCTACCCCTTCCACGACCCGGTGCTCACCGATCGCGGTTTCATCACCCACGAGAAGACCATGCTGCGCGCCTTCGTGGCGGCTGGCGTGCTCGGCTTCGTCGCCATCCTCGCCTTCAGCCTGGTCGGCGTCCATGCCCGCCTCGAAGGCATCGCCGCCCACGGCAACGTTCCCGCCCAGGTGGCCCGGGCGATGGGCGTCACCGGCTTCTTCGCCATGGCGGTGGTGATGATCTCCTCGGCCGCCTCCACCCTCGATTCGACCTTCACCGCCTTGTCCAAATCGGTGGCCCACGAGTTGCCCCTGCTGGCCGGACGCACGCCGGGCCGGCGCGCCATCCGCAACGGCATCGTGACCATGGCCCTGTTCGCGCTGCTGGGCAACCTGCCGATGATGGCCGGCACCGACATCCTCAAGGCCACCACGCTGTCGGGCACCATGGTCATCGGTCTGGCGCCGGTGTTCCTGCTCTCACGCTGGGTGGGCTATTCGCCCCTGTCCTTCCACCTGGCGTTCTGGACCGGCATGGTCCTCGGCGTGCTGCTCGCGCTGGGCGCCATCCCCCCGTCCTGGGCCATCGGCACGGGCAGGTACGGCCTGCTGCTGGGCACGAATCTGTATGGGCTGGCGCTGTGCACCGCCGGCTTCCTGGCACCGCTGGCCTTCGGCGGCCGGCGCGCGGCGGCGCAGGGCGCATGA
- a CDS encoding endonuclease/exonuclease/phosphatase family protein, protein MRIASFNVENLDTDEDDKNPMLALRVPVLRGAFVRLDADLLCLQEVHGQELADHTGDRPSRALIALDTVLAGTPAAGFHRACTLTSGVPYNERNLVVLSRYPIVSASQYRNHFIDHLLYRKVTAIPAETDARDVRWERPILHVQVDHPHFGLIHVINLHLKSRLSSNIEGQRAGYAWHSAAGWAEGYFLSSMKRVGQALETRMLIDHLFDLEPEARILVCGDFNSEPGEVPVEAICGRVENTGNPALRERVLISCSRSVAASIRFSHLHEGHGNLLDHLLMSQAMLPYLHRVQIHNEDLHDESLPFTSDRKYPESDHAPFLAEFTEPA, encoded by the coding sequence ATGCGCATCGCCAGCTTCAACGTCGAGAACCTCGACACCGACGAAGACGACAAGAACCCCATGCTGGCGCTGCGCGTGCCGGTGCTGCGCGGCGCGTTCGTGCGTCTCGATGCCGATCTCCTGTGCCTGCAGGAAGTGCATGGCCAGGAGCTGGCCGATCACACCGGCGACCGGCCCAGCCGCGCGCTGATCGCCCTCGACACGGTGCTCGCCGGCACCCCGGCGGCCGGTTTTCATCGCGCGTGTACGCTCACCTCGGGCGTGCCCTACAACGAGCGCAACCTGGTGGTGCTGTCGCGCTATCCGATCGTCTCCGCGAGCCAGTACCGCAACCATTTCATCGACCACCTGCTGTACCGCAAGGTGACCGCCATCCCCGCCGAGACCGACGCCAGGGACGTGCGCTGGGAACGGCCGATCCTCCATGTGCAGGTGGACCACCCGCACTTCGGTCTCATCCATGTCATCAACCTGCATCTGAAGTCTCGGCTGTCCTCCAACATCGAGGGCCAGCGCGCCGGCTATGCCTGGCACAGCGCCGCCGGCTGGGCGGAAGGCTATTTCCTCTCGTCCATGAAGCGGGTGGGCCAGGCGCTCGAGACACGCATGCTCATCGACCACCTGTTCGACCTCGAGCCCGAGGCGCGCATCCTGGTGTGCGGCGACTTCAACTCGGAGCCTGGCGAAGTGCCGGTCGAGGCGATCTGCGGGCGGGTGGAGAACACCGGCAATCCGGCGCTGCGCGAGCGGGTGCTGATCTCCTGCAGCCGCTCGGTGGCCGCATCGATCCGCTTCAGCCACCTGCACGAAGGCCACGGCAACCTGCTCGACCACCTGCTCATGTCGCAGGCCATGTTGCCCTATTTGCACCGGGTGCAGATCCACAACGAGGATCTGCACGACGAGAGCCTGCCATTCACCAGCGACCGCAAGTATCCCGAGTCGGATCACGCCCCCTTCCTCGCCGAATTCACCGAGCCGGCCTGA
- a CDS encoding diguanylate cyclase domain-containing protein, with translation MPDTPDAPTLRLSTLHALNLLDTPAEERFDRAVRLARCMFQVAMAGIGLADAQRLWFKSSMGPLPRELPGDDPFCVEAIAEGTLLIVPDACADSRFAGHPLVTAAPHVRFAAAQPLSAPNGCRIGALLLFDPSPRQLDPALREALCDLGAMIERELPKISPNTLDTLTGITNRRGFLALAQRSLNQCVRQEQPAALVLFCLAEAPHERSLAPAEAELVVTTFAETMQRSFRESDVFARLGDTEFALLLSRVDATGAKRCVDRFLGRIAAENVALPPETQVCFAWQISAFDPRCHTTVDALLGAARKALLKQRRIS, from the coding sequence ATGCCGGACACCCCTGACGCTCCCACCCTGCGGCTGAGCACCCTGCATGCGCTCAACCTGCTCGATACGCCCGCCGAGGAGCGTTTCGACCGCGCGGTCCGGCTCGCCCGGTGCATGTTCCAGGTCGCCATGGCCGGCATCGGCCTCGCCGACGCACAGCGCCTGTGGTTCAAGTCGAGCATGGGCCCCCTGCCGCGCGAACTGCCCGGAGACGACCCCTTCTGTGTCGAGGCCATCGCCGAGGGCACGCTCCTGATCGTACCCGACGCGTGCGCCGACAGTCGCTTTGCCGGCCACCCCCTGGTCACCGCCGCACCGCATGTGCGGTTCGCCGCGGCCCAGCCGCTGAGCGCACCGAACGGTTGCCGCATCGGCGCGCTGCTGCTTTTCGATCCGTCGCCGCGCCAGCTCGACCCGGCCTTGCGCGAAGCCCTGTGCGACCTGGGTGCGATGATCGAACGCGAACTGCCGAAGATCTCACCCAACACCCTCGACACCCTCACCGGCATCACCAACCGGCGCGGCTTCCTGGCGCTGGCACAGCGCAGCCTGAACCAGTGCGTCCGCCAGGAGCAGCCGGCCGCCCTGGTGCTGTTCTGCCTCGCCGAGGCGCCGCACGAGCGCAGCCTCGCGCCCGCCGAAGCCGAGCTGGTCGTGACCACCTTTGCCGAGACCATGCAGCGCAGCTTCCGCGAGTCCGACGTCTTCGCCCGCCTCGGCGACACCGAATTCGCCTTGCTGCTCTCGCGTGTCGACGCGACCGGGGCGAAGCGCTGCGTCGACCGTTTCCTGGGCCGCATCGCCGCGGAAAACGTCGCTTTGCCGCCGGAGACGCAGGTGTGCTTCGCCTGGCAGATCAGCGCCTTCGACCCACGCTGCCACACCACGGTGGACGCCCTGCTGGGCGCGGCCCGAAAAGCCCTGCTGAAACAGCGCCGCATCAGCTGA
- the nhaA gene encoding Na+/H+ antiporter NhaA — translation MTHATTSPLARLLKHDATPGLLLVATTLLAIAIANSPASAHYDLLVGTPVEIRIGELELAKPLLLWVNDGLMAVFFLLVGLELKREFLEGELSDWRKVVLPGLGALGGMAVPALVYLLFNHDSAVAREGWAIPAATDIAFALGVLMLLGKRVPLGLKVFLTSLAIFDDVGAIIIIALFYTSTISLTALLVAGGAMLVLLGLNRGRITHLGLYLAVGTLMWVATLKSGVHATLAGVLLALFIPMRTRAGGSVSPLKHLEHELHPLVTYLILPVFAFCNAGLDLRGVGLDQVFHPVPVGIALGLFLGKQIGVFAFCWIGIRLGLARLPAGVGWAALYGTAALCGIGFTMSLFIGSLAFENSGVNRMFDERLGILVGSLASGVLGYAVLRRALTRTPTTAMASPPSGETLRHPVATPSPQRTANRAASRP, via the coding sequence ATGACCCACGCCACGACTTCGCCCCTTGCCCGTCTGCTCAAACACGATGCCACCCCCGGCCTCCTGCTTGTCGCCACGACCCTGCTCGCCATCGCCATTGCCAACTCCCCGGCCTCGGCGCATTACGACCTGCTGGTCGGCACCCCGGTCGAGATCCGCATCGGCGAACTGGAACTGGCCAAACCGCTCCTGCTATGGGTCAACGACGGCCTCATGGCGGTGTTCTTCCTGCTCGTCGGCCTCGAACTGAAGCGCGAATTCCTCGAGGGCGAACTGTCCGACTGGCGCAAGGTGGTGTTGCCGGGCCTGGGCGCGCTCGGCGGCATGGCGGTGCCCGCCCTGGTGTACCTGCTGTTCAACCATGACAGCGCCGTCGCCCGCGAAGGCTGGGCGATTCCGGCCGCCACCGACATCGCCTTCGCGCTCGGCGTGCTGATGCTGCTGGGCAAGCGCGTGCCGCTCGGCCTGAAGGTTTTTCTCACCTCCCTGGCCATCTTCGACGACGTCGGCGCCATCATCATCATCGCCCTGTTCTACACCAGCACCATCTCGCTCACGGCCCTGCTCGTGGCCGGTGGTGCCATGCTGGTGCTGCTCGGGCTCAACCGTGGCCGCATCACCCACCTGGGCCTGTACCTCGCCGTGGGCACGCTGATGTGGGTCGCCACCCTCAAGTCCGGCGTGCACGCAACGCTCGCCGGCGTGCTCCTGGCGCTGTTCATCCCCATGCGGACACGCGCCGGCGGATCGGTGTCGCCCCTCAAGCACCTGGAACATGAACTCCACCCGCTCGTGACCTACCTCATCCTGCCGGTCTTCGCCTTCTGCAACGCCGGACTCGATCTTCGTGGGGTGGGGCTCGATCAGGTCTTCCACCCGGTGCCGGTCGGCATCGCGCTCGGCCTCTTCCTCGGCAAGCAGATCGGCGTGTTCGCCTTCTGCTGGATCGGCATCCGGCTCGGGCTGGCGCGCCTGCCCGCCGGCGTCGGCTGGGCGGCGCTCTACGGCACCGCCGCGCTGTGCGGCATCGGCTTCACCATGAGCCTGTTCATCGGCTCGCTCGCCTTCGAAAACAGCGGCGTGAACCGGATGTTCGACGAGCGTCTCGGCATCCTGGTCGGCTCGCTGGCCTCCGGCGTGCTCGGCTACGCGGTGCTCCGGCGCGCATTGACCCGCACCCCGACTACCGCGATGGCGTCTCCGCCATCAGGCGAGACGCTGCGCCACCCGGTGGCGACCCCATCGCCCCAGCGCACCGCCAACCGCGCCGCCTCGCGCCCGTAA
- a CDS encoding carbohydrate porin — protein sequence MTPIRHALVAALIAAPTAGHAAQPTQAELVRMVERLAKRVESLEHRNAELESRLAGTPAPADTGLTARVEALESANERLAGEGGHGGSLLDGIEVEGNVVGVLQGASGSGNDEVVTNWRGDVGIALPAGTIGRSTGSFYVQLRAGQAEGPSALPPTFTGTVNTASFQQVDTPSSNANAIVAQAFYQLDTPLGAEGTESKSHLQLTVGKQDPFVFFDQNAVADNEVEKFMNNVFVHNPMLDSGGAIGADDYGFTPGVRVAYTNEHDAASPWGVSAAVYGTQDGATFGRSFTTPLYIGQVDLGSRAGGKEGTYRLYAWHNGRYEGFDGSKDKNVGFGISIDQQITESLTLFGRYGHTLSGKVSFDRALTLGGELAGTGWGREDDGLGFAWGWLRSARDFRRAAVADYGHEARGAEQVAELYYRYAVNEQLALSPDLQLIHRPGADPDADSIYTFGVRALYGF from the coding sequence ATGACCCCGATACGCCACGCCCTGGTCGCGGCCCTCATCGCCGCCCCCACGGCCGGCCACGCGGCCCAGCCCACTCAGGCGGAACTCGTCCGGATGGTCGAACGCCTCGCCAAGCGCGTCGAGAGCCTCGAGCATCGCAATGCGGAGCTCGAATCCCGTCTCGCCGGCACACCGGCACCCGCCGACACCGGCCTCACCGCACGCGTCGAAGCGCTGGAGAGCGCCAACGAACGGCTGGCAGGCGAAGGCGGCCATGGCGGCTCACTGCTCGACGGCATCGAGGTCGAAGGCAACGTGGTCGGGGTGCTTCAGGGCGCCAGCGGCAGCGGCAACGACGAAGTCGTCACCAACTGGCGTGGCGACGTGGGCATCGCGCTGCCGGCCGGCACCATTGGCCGCTCCACCGGCAGCTTCTACGTGCAGCTGCGCGCCGGCCAGGCCGAAGGCCCGAGCGCGCTGCCGCCGACCTTCACCGGCACGGTCAACACCGCCAGCTTCCAGCAGGTCGATACGCCCTCCTCCAACGCCAACGCGATCGTCGCCCAGGCCTTCTACCAGCTCGACACGCCGCTCGGGGCCGAGGGGACCGAATCGAAAAGCCACCTGCAGCTGACCGTCGGCAAGCAGGACCCCTTCGTCTTCTTCGACCAGAACGCGGTCGCGGACAACGAAGTGGAGAAGTTCATGAACAACGTCTTCGTCCACAACCCGATGCTCGACTCGGGCGGCGCCATCGGCGCCGACGACTACGGCTTCACCCCGGGCGTCCGCGTGGCCTACACCAACGAACACGACGCGGCCAGCCCATGGGGCGTGTCCGCCGCGGTGTACGGCACCCAGGACGGCGCCACCTTCGGCCGCAGCTTCACCACGCCGCTGTACATCGGCCAGGTGGACCTGGGCTCGCGTGCCGGTGGCAAGGAAGGCACCTATCGCCTGTACGCCTGGCACAACGGGCGCTACGAGGGCTTCGACGGTTCGAAGGACAAGAACGTCGGCTTCGGCATCTCCATCGACCAGCAGATCACCGAGTCGCTGACCCTGTTCGGTCGCTACGGTCACACCCTCTCCGGCAAGGTGTCCTTCGACCGCGCCCTCACCCTGGGCGGCGAGCTGGCCGGAACCGGCTGGGGCCGCGAGGACGACGGCCTCGGCTTCGCCTGGGGCTGGCTGCGCTCGGCGAGGGACTTTCGCCGTGCCGCCGTGGCCGACTACGGTCACGAGGCCCGCGGCGCGGAACAGGTGGCCGAGCTCTACTATCGCTATGCGGTGAACGAGCAGCTCGCGCTGAGCCCGGATCTCCAGCTCATCCACCGCCCGGGTGCCGACCCCGACGCCGACAGCATCTACACCTTCGGGGTGCGCGCCCTGTACGGCTTCTGA
- the infA gene encoding translation initiation factor IF-1: MAKEDLIQFEGVVQEVLRDARFLVKLDNGMDVAAYASGKMRKFRIRILAGDRVTLEMSPYDLTKARICYRHKEIRRAVAH; this comes from the coding sequence ATGGCAAAGGAAGATCTGATTCAGTTCGAAGGCGTTGTTCAGGAAGTGTTGCGGGATGCCCGTTTTCTCGTGAAGCTCGACAATGGCATGGACGTGGCGGCCTACGCGTCCGGCAAGATGCGCAAGTTCCGCATTCGCATCCTCGCCGGCGATCGCGTCACTCTGGAAATGTCGCCCTACGACCTGACCAAGGCCCGGATCTGCTACCGCCACAAGGAAATCCGCCGCGCGGTCGCACACTGA